From a single Drosophila sulfurigaster albostrigata strain 15112-1811.04 chromosome 3, ASM2355843v2, whole genome shotgun sequence genomic region:
- the LOC133841123 gene encoding hemicentin-2, translating to MRAATWMLLICLLIGLFNSDFCGASPIEDVAYDDYRNDDNFDYDAEDSGTEAPLVAVEEVNAPPYFEQEEIFVKAKPGDDVILNCDARNFDITNVALWYKKDQIVSNGPNAINNRFEALRNNSLRLAGVTPEDGGDYYCAILPQNVRQHTTLTVAARLSILCDDRDVTDRSQTFKQGDHHRLVCQTFLPTKTDIKWSLNGQRLTSAGDPASGVIVLDNVDEEDAGVYQCLGDDGSNDPPHGMINVDVQYSPKVSTHRHHVNTQEGGSAEIYCDYRANPIAISFFIKDGKTLSLSDKYSIKNSLHKQHNRTTLIVKNTDDSDLGEYLCHVENSIGSNEVRVQLSYAPETPQFENSTIEGNKVTMHWLVRSLQPLSEAVLDYKLSKSIHWSTVSMIKTQHHNHDKESGIWKITHEMELTPGLWHVRVKTKNTVGWSNFAPNHDVVIKDPEDSSVETPPEDLVRAGFGIGGGDSEEKKNAACTFSLVPALIMSAGSIALLRL from the exons ATGAGAGCTGCGACGTGGATGTTACTCATTTGTCTGTTAATTGGACTATTTAATAGCG ACTTTTGTGGTGCGTCACCAATTGAAGATGTGGCCTATGACGACTACAGGAATGATGATAACTTTGATTACGACGCAGAAGACTCTGGAACAGAGGCACCTCTGGTAGCCGTTGAGGAAGTCAATGCACCGCCATACTTCGAGCAGGAGGAGATCTTTGTTAAAGCCAAGCCCGGAGATGATGTGATTCTCAATTGTGATGCCCGAAACTTTGACA TCACAAACGTGGCGCTGTGGTACAAGAAGGATCAAATAGTCTCGAATGGACCGAATGCGATCAACAATCGCTTCGAAGCACTGCGTAACAATTCGTTGCGTCTGGCGGGTGTGACGCCCGAGGATGGCGGCGATTACTACTGTGCGATCCTGCCGCAGAATGTGAGGCAACACACAACGCTGACGGTGGCCGCTCGGCTGTCGATCCTTTGCGACGATCGCGATGTTACGGATCGCTCGCAGACGTTCAAGCAGGGCGACCACCACAGGCTTGTCTGCCAAACGTTTCTGCCCACCAAGACGGACATCAAGTGGTCCTTGAAT GGCCAACGACTGACCTCCGCTGGGGATCCGGCCAGTGGTGTCATTGTGCTGGACAATGTGGACGAAGAGGACGCCGGCGTTTATCAGTGTCTTGGTGACGATGGCAGCAACGATCCACCACATGGCATGATCAACGTTGACGTCCAGTATAGTCCCAAGGTGTCCACACACCGACACCATGTGAACACCCAGGAGGGCGGCAGTGCGGAGATCTATTGTGACTATCGTGCCAATCCTATTGCGATCAGTTTCTTCATCAAGGATGGCAAAACACTCTCGCTGTCCGATAAGTATTCCATCAAGAATTCGCTGCACAAGCAGCACAATCGCACCACGTTGATTGTGAAGAATACCGATGACAGCGATCTGGGTGAGTATCTGTGCCATGTGGAGAACTCCATTGGCTCCAACGAGGTGCGTGTTCAGCTGAGCTATGCACCTGAGACGCCGCAGTTTGAGAACAGCACCATCGAGGGCAACAAGGTGACGATGCATTGGTTGGTTCGCAGTTTGCAACCGCTCTCTGAAGCTGTGCTCGACTACAAGTTGTCAAAG TCTATTCACTGGAGCACCGTCTCAATGATTAAGACGCAGCATCACAACCACGACAAGGAGAGCGGCATCTGGAAGATTACCCACGAGATGGAACTGACGCCAGGACTGTGGCATGTGCGTGTCAAGACGAAGAACACCGTCGGCTGGTCGAACTTTGCACCCAATCACGACGTCGTCATCAAGGACCCAGAGG ATTCGAGTGTTGAAACACCGCCAGAGGATCTGGTGCGTGCTGGATTTGGCATCGGCGGTGGCGATAGTGAGGAAAAGAAGAATGCAGCGTGTACATTCAGCTTAGTCCCAGCTCTGATCATGAGCGCAGGCAGCATAGCTTTGTTACGACTCTAA